The following nucleotide sequence is from Streptomyces bathyalis.
CCTTGGTGCGCAGCACCGTGCCGTCCAGCGCAAGCGCGTTGGCCCCGGACGGATTGCTGATCCGGATGTCCTCATCCAGCGTGAACGGGTCGAAGCCGGTGACCAGCATCCGCTTCGTGCCCTTGTCCTTACCGCCCGCGAAGTCGATGGCATCCTGACCGCGAGAGCTCTGCTCCAGCCGGTCACGCAGGGCCGAACGCTGCGCATCCGGGAGACCGAAGCCGGGCTGCCACTGCCGCAGCGCCCCCGTCATCCCCAACCGCGCCCAGTACAAGGGCCGGTCATCAGCGCGGCTCAGGTCCCCGCCCGCAGGGCCACGTCCCTGGGCCCGGTCCACCGCGCGCTGCCACAGCCGCTGCCCGTGCCGCACGACCAGCTTCTCCGCCTCGGCGTAGGAGTCCGCGCCGCACAGGGCCCGGGTGAACTCCGAAGCCACCGGGTCGAAACCGGAACGCTGCAGGATCTCTTGCGGCACCGCCCTGGCCAAGCGCTGCTCCTCCACGGTCAGTTGTACCGAGGGATCCGTACACCCGGCGGGCTGCTGCTCGGCCAGCGCAGGGGTCATGGGCAAGGCAGCGCTCACGACAACTACCGCGGCCAGCTGTGCGCGCAGTGTTCGCATCCGGATCTCCTCAGTTGGCATCGTCGACTTGGATGAGGCGAGAGTTCGGTGCAGCGATCGGTGGCTGCACCGGGGCGCGTGGCCGTGAACCTCCGGGCCCGGGCCGGGTCAGCGGTCGAAACACGTCTGCGCTGCCGGGTGCTCAAGGTATCTGGCTCCGGCCTCCAAGTGCAGGTGGGCGGCCCAGAGTTGTTCCTGGGTCGCAACGAGCGCGGATGAGGCACCGTCGCCGTTCAGGCGGTGAGGCCCGCGTCGCGCGCAAGCAGTGCCGCCTGGACGCGGTTGGCGACGTCCAGCGTGGTGAGGATGCGGCTGACGTGGGCCTTGACGGTGCTCTCGCGCATTCCGAGGCCGGTGGCGATGTCGGCGTTGGTGTCGCCCCTGCTGAGCAGCGCCAGCACCTCGCGTTCGCGGGGCGTGAGCTGCTCGATCCGGGTACGTGCGGCGGCCGCTCGGGGCCGGCTGGTCGCGTGATAGCGGTCGATGAGGCGGCGGGCCGCGGCAGGGTGAAGCATGGCCGAGCCGGCGGCGACGAGGTGGACGGCGCGCAGGATCTCGGCCGGGTCGGTGTCCTTGAGCAGGAAGGCGTCGGCTCCGGCGGCGAGCGCGTTGTAGACGTACTCGTCGAGGTCGAAGGTGGTCAGCGTGATCACCTTCGGGGGGTGGGGGAGGGCACGGAGACGGGTGGTGGCGGCGATGCCGTCCATGCGTGGCATGCGGACGTCGACCAGAGCGACATCGACGCGGTGGGCCCTGGCCAGTTCGACCGCATGCACGCCGTCGGATGCCTGGGCGGCGACCTCGATGCCGTCGTCGCCGTGGAGGAGGTCGGTCAGACCGAGACGGACCAGGGCATCGTCATCGACGATCATGACGCGGATCATGTACGGATGCCGTTCTGTTCGACGTCTGTGGGGTGGGGGATGCGGGCGGCGAGGCGCCAGCTGCCGGCGT
It contains:
- a CDS encoding response regulator; this translates as MIRVMIVDDDALVRLGLTDLLHGDDGIEVAAQASDGVHAVELARAHRVDVALVDVRMPRMDGIAATTRLRALPHPPKVITLTTFDLDEYVYNALAAGADAFLLKDTDPAEILRAVHLVAAGSAMLHPAAARRLIDRYHATSRPRAAAARTRIEQLTPREREVLALLSRGDTNADIATGLGMRESTVKAHVSRILTTLDVANRVQAALLARDAGLTA